The Stappia sp. genome window below encodes:
- a CDS encoding DUF3305 domain-containing protein: protein MEREISTTLGVVLERAPAASRWADWTWSVPEVVPDAPPTDGWRLLSVEGERTRFLSSPHVLTLHHKMVEAYDRNIETGTPHIWVMLDEVTDDDAEPGWRVVCVTADPYEAQGFLDSGEGLVERVAMPAETVAWMARFLAAVPEAPSFRKRRRDRAVKEEPIFGKTPIFAPEGRRPGGEAGGEG from the coding sequence GTGGAACGGGAAATCTCAACAACGCTCGGCGTGGTGCTGGAACGCGCGCCGGCCGCGTCACGCTGGGCGGACTGGACGTGGTCGGTGCCCGAAGTGGTGCCCGACGCGCCGCCGACCGACGGCTGGCGGCTCTTGTCCGTGGAGGGCGAGCGCACGCGGTTTCTGTCCTCGCCGCATGTGCTGACGCTGCATCACAAGATGGTCGAGGCCTATGACCGCAATATCGAGACGGGCACGCCGCATATCTGGGTGATGCTGGACGAGGTGACCGACGACGACGCGGAGCCGGGCTGGCGCGTCGTCTGCGTCACCGCCGACCCTTATGAAGCGCAAGGGTTTCTCGACAGCGGGGAGGGGCTCGTGGAACGCGTGGCGATGCCCGCGGAGACGGTCGCCTGGATGGCGCGGTTTCTTGCCGCCGTGCCGGAGGCGCCGAGCTTCCGCAAGCGCCGGCGCGACCGGGCGGTGAAGGAAGAGCCCATCTTCGGCAAGACGCCGATCTTCGCGCCGGAGGGACGCCGGCCGGGAGGCGAGGCGGGAGGCGAGGGATGA
- the moaA gene encoding GTP 3',8-cyclase MoaA produces MSQPMIDPFGREVSYLRVSVTDRCDFRCVYCMAEDMTFLPKREVLTLEELDRLCSAFVDKGVRKLRLTGGEPLVRKNIMSLIRNLSRHLDSGKLEELTITTNGSQLARFADELAECGVRRLNVSMDTMDAAKFKTITRWGDLGKVMDGLRAATEAGLSIKINMVALKGVNEHEIVPMMRWCHDNGYDLTLIETMPLGEIDEDRTDQYLPLSLVRARIAEDFTLTDIPYKTGGPARYVEVKETGGRLGFITPMTHNFCESCNRVRVTCTGMLYMCLGQDDSADLRAALRASESNDLLYDAIDEAIGRKPKGHDFIIDRRTRQPAVSRHMSVTGG; encoded by the coding sequence ATGTCCCAGCCGATGATCGATCCGTTCGGCCGCGAGGTGAGCTACCTGCGCGTATCCGTGACCGACCGCTGCGATTTCCGCTGCGTCTACTGCATGGCGGAGGACATGACCTTCCTGCCCAAGCGGGAGGTGCTGACGCTCGAGGAACTGGATCGCCTGTGTTCCGCCTTCGTCGACAAGGGCGTGCGCAAGCTGCGGTTGACCGGCGGCGAGCCGCTGGTGCGCAAGAACATCATGAGCCTGATCCGCAACCTGTCGCGGCATCTCGACAGCGGCAAGCTCGAGGAGCTGACGATCACCACCAACGGCTCGCAGCTCGCCCGCTTCGCCGACGAGCTCGCCGAGTGCGGCGTGCGCCGGCTCAACGTGTCGATGGACACGATGGACGCGGCCAAATTCAAGACGATCACCCGCTGGGGCGATCTCGGCAAGGTGATGGACGGCCTCAGGGCCGCGACCGAGGCCGGGCTGTCGATCAAGATCAACATGGTCGCGCTGAAGGGCGTCAACGAGCACGAGATCGTGCCGATGATGCGCTGGTGTCACGACAACGGCTACGACCTCACGCTGATCGAGACCATGCCGCTTGGCGAGATCGACGAGGACCGCACCGACCAGTATCTGCCGCTGTCGCTGGTGCGCGCCCGCATCGCCGAGGACTTCACCCTCACCGACATTCCCTACAAGACCGGCGGTCCGGCCCGCTATGTCGAGGTCAAGGAGACCGGCGGGCGGCTCGGCTTCATCACGCCGATGACGCACAACTTCTGCGAAAGCTGCAACCGCGTGCGGGTCACCTGCACCGGCATGCTGTACATGTGCCTCGGCCAGGACGACAGTGCCGACCTGCGCGCGGCGCTGCGGGCCTCGGAGAGCAACGATCTGCTATATGACGCCATCGACGAGGCGATCGGCCGCAAGCCCAAGGGTCACGATTTCATCATCGACCGGCGCACGCGCCAGCCGGCCGTCTCGCGCCACATGAGCGTCACCGGCGGCTGA
- a CDS encoding DUF3306 domain-containing protein yields the protein MSRSRDPHDTRDGDGGFLSRWSQRKQAARNLPSGSADTPVEAQTPAVDEAAARRAEEHERQLAENRAAAEAVDLETLDFGSDYSVFLKEGVSTQLKNAALRKLWSSNPVLACVDGLNDYDDDFRTMASVAEEFRSSWQVGKGYGWMREEAEAEEALRAADASGDASAVEPEEGREKDVAHADVSDGSEPVADSDTVRATAQADDPGSASDTIHDGQAGAEADGTGPEAAGGLPLPRASDPAPVPVRPARRRVRFT from the coding sequence ATGAGCCGGTCCAGGGATCCGCACGACACGCGGGACGGCGACGGCGGCTTCCTCAGCCGCTGGTCGCAACGCAAGCAGGCGGCGCGAAACCTGCCGTCCGGGAGCGCGGATACGCCAGTGGAGGCGCAAACGCCCGCCGTCGACGAGGCCGCGGCCCGGCGCGCGGAGGAGCATGAGCGGCAGCTGGCCGAGAATCGCGCGGCCGCCGAGGCGGTCGATCTCGAAACGCTCGACTTCGGCTCCGATTATTCGGTGTTCCTGAAGGAAGGTGTTTCAACGCAACTGAAAAACGCGGCCCTGCGCAAGCTGTGGAGTTCCAATCCCGTGCTGGCCTGTGTCGACGGCCTCAACGACTACGACGACGACTTCAGGACCATGGCGTCGGTTGCCGAGGAGTTTCGAAGCTCCTGGCAGGTGGGCAAGGGCTACGGCTGGATGCGGGAGGAGGCCGAGGCCGAAGAAGCGCTGCGCGCTGCCGATGCGTCGGGCGACGCGAGCGCGGTAGAGCCCGAGGAAGGCCGAGAGAAGGACGTTGCACACGCCGACGTGTCGGACGGATCGGAGCCGGTTGCTGACAGCGATACGGTGCGAGCGACCGCGCAGGCGGACGATCCGGGCAGCGCGAGCGATACGATCCATGACGGACAGGCCGGCGCCGAGGCCGATGGGACCGGGCCCGAGGCAGCGGGCGGGTTACCCCTGCCGCGCGCATCAGACCCGGCGCCGGTCCCCGTGCGCCCCGCCAGGCGGCGCGTCAGGTTTACCTGA
- a CDS encoding fumarate hydratase, translating to MSEQTPPAYQHTSLFPLSEDPTPYRKLTSDFVSTATFNGEEVIVVEPEGLRLLAEEAFADINHFLRPGHLEQLRKILDDPEATDNDKFVAFDLLKNANISAHGVLPMCQDTGTAIVMGKKGRRIWTDGSDEAKLGEGARDAYFKKNLRYSQLAPISMYEEKNTANNMPAQIELYSEGEDAYKFLFMAKGGGSANKTFLFQGTPSLLTPERLMEFIREKILTLGTAACPPYHLAVVIGGTSAEMNLKTVKLASARYLDALPTQGSEAGHAFRDLEMEAAIHKLTQASGVGAQFGGKYFCHDVRVIRLPRHGASLPIGLGVSCSADRQAVGKITRDGIFLEALEREPHKYMPEVTDDALSDHVVKIDLTRPMPEILAELTKHPIKTRLSLSGPVIVARDLAHAKLRARLEAGEPLPDYFKNHPIYYAGPAKTPEGYASGSFGPTTAGRMDAYVDQFQAAGGSMVMLAKGNRSAQVRRACQAHGGFYLGSIGGPAARLAQDCIKKVEVVEFEELGMEAIWRIEVEDFPAFIVIDDKGNDFFKELNLG from the coding sequence ATGTCCGAGCAAACGCCCCCCGCCTACCAGCACACCTCGCTCTTCCCGCTGTCGGAGGATCCCACGCCCTACCGCAAGCTGACCTCCGACTTCGTCAGCACGGCGACCTTCAACGGCGAAGAGGTGATCGTGGTCGAGCCGGAGGGGCTGCGGCTCCTGGCGGAAGAGGCCTTCGCCGACATCAACCACTTTCTGCGTCCGGGCCATCTGGAGCAGTTGCGCAAGATCCTCGACGATCCGGAGGCGACCGACAACGACAAGTTCGTCGCCTTCGACCTGCTGAAGAACGCCAATATCTCCGCCCACGGCGTGCTGCCGATGTGCCAGGACACCGGCACGGCGATCGTCATGGGCAAGAAGGGCCGCCGCATCTGGACCGACGGCAGCGACGAGGCGAAGCTCGGCGAGGGCGCGCGCGACGCCTACTTCAAGAAAAACCTGCGCTATTCGCAGCTCGCGCCGATCTCCATGTATGAGGAGAAGAACACCGCGAACAACATGCCGGCGCAGATCGAGCTCTATTCGGAGGGCGAGGACGCCTACAAGTTCCTGTTCATGGCCAAGGGCGGAGGTTCGGCCAACAAGACGTTCCTCTTCCAGGGCACGCCGTCGCTGCTGACGCCCGAGCGGCTGATGGAGTTCATCCGCGAAAAGATCCTGACGCTCGGCACGGCCGCCTGCCCGCCCTATCACCTCGCCGTGGTGATCGGCGGCACGTCGGCCGAGATGAACCTCAAGACGGTGAAGCTCGCCTCGGCGCGCTATCTCGATGCACTGCCGACGCAAGGCTCGGAGGCCGGCCACGCCTTCCGCGATCTGGAGATGGAAGCGGCGATCCACAAGCTCACCCAGGCGAGCGGCGTGGGCGCGCAGTTCGGCGGCAAGTATTTCTGCCACGACGTGCGCGTCATCCGGCTGCCGCGCCACGGTGCCTCGCTTCCCATCGGCCTCGGCGTCTCCTGCTCCGCCGACCGTCAGGCGGTGGGCAAGATCACCAGGGACGGCATCTTCCTGGAGGCGCTGGAGCGCGAGCCGCACAAGTACATGCCGGAAGTGACCGACGACGCGCTGTCCGATCACGTGGTGAAGATCGACCTCACGCGGCCGATGCCGGAGATCCTCGCCGAACTGACGAAACACCCGATCAAGACGCGCCTGTCGCTGTCGGGTCCGGTGATCGTCGCCCGCGATCTGGCGCATGCCAAGCTGCGCGCGCGGCTGGAGGCCGGTGAGCCCCTGCCCGACTATTTCAAGAACCACCCGATCTATTACGCCGGCCCGGCCAAGACGCCGGAAGGCTATGCGTCCGGCTCCTTCGGCCCGACGACGGCCGGACGCATGGATGCCTATGTGGATCAGTTCCAGGCGGCCGGCGGGTCGATGGTGATGCTCGCCAAGGGCAACCGCTCGGCACAGGTGCGCCGCGCCTGCCAGGCGCATGGCGGCTTCTATCTGGGCTCCATCGGCGGCCCGGCCGCGCGGCTTGCGCAGGACTGCATCAAGAAGGTCGAGGTCGTGGAGTTCGAGGAACTCGGCATGGAAGCGATCTGGCGGATCGAGGTCGAGGACTTCCCCGCCTTCATCGTCATCGACGACAAGGGCAACGACTTCTTCAAGGAACTGAACCTCGGCTGA
- a CDS encoding L,D-transpeptidase, whose translation MAHSDPSAFRRAAAQLPARAGLTRRALVLGAPLLLAACQSNRQAIESAGLTPADDGTPNYALAYAARRDGGFRLPAIPYTEFDPKYLRQTVRYPSRYPPGTIVVDPKAKFLYFLKPNGRAIRYGIGVGRAGFAWSGDATIRFKRKWPKWFPPDEMIDRDPSLEKYRDGQEGGPSNPIGARGLYLWQGNVDTLYRIHGTNQPRSIGTNASSGCIRMWQQDIIDLYERVALGAQVVVLS comes from the coding sequence GTGGCCCATTCCGATCCCTCCGCTTTTCGGCGCGCAGCCGCCCAGCTTCCCGCCCGCGCCGGTCTCACCCGCCGGGCGCTGGTCCTTGGCGCGCCGCTGCTGCTCGCCGCCTGCCAGTCCAACCGGCAGGCCATTGAAAGCGCGGGCCTGACGCCGGCCGACGACGGCACGCCGAACTACGCGCTCGCCTATGCGGCGCGGCGCGACGGCGGCTTTCGTCTTCCCGCGATCCCCTACACCGAGTTCGATCCGAAATACCTGCGCCAGACGGTGCGCTATCCCTCGCGCTATCCGCCGGGCACCATCGTGGTCGACCCCAAGGCGAAGTTTCTCTACTTCCTGAAGCCGAACGGCCGGGCCATCCGCTATGGCATCGGCGTCGGCCGCGCCGGCTTCGCCTGGTCGGGGGATGCGACCATCCGCTTCAAGCGCAAGTGGCCCAAATGGTTTCCGCCCGACGAGATGATCGACCGAGACCCCAGTCTCGAGAAATATCGCGACGGTCAGGAGGGCGGTCCCAGCAACCCGATCGGCGCGCGCGGGCTTTATCTGTGGCAGGGCAACGTCGACACGCTCTACCGCATCCACGGCACCAACCAGCCGCGCAGCATCGGGACGAACGCGTCCTCGGGCTGCATCCGCATGTGGCAGCAGGACATCATCGATCTCTACGAGCGCGTCGCGCTCGGGGCGCAGGTCGTCGTGCTGAGCTAG
- a CDS encoding DUF971 domain-containing protein produces the protein MSEPKPWPTEIRLSKDKKRLTVTFDTGESHVYEAEYLRVCSPSAEVQGHSPSQKKTVPGKRDVGIMQIEPIGNYAVKLHFDDLHNTGLYSWDYFIKLARERDEMWGGYLRDLEEKGLSRDPRG, from the coding sequence GTGAGCGAACCAAAACCCTGGCCAACGGAAATCCGGCTCAGCAAGGACAAGAAACGGCTGACCGTCACCTTCGACACCGGCGAAAGCCATGTCTACGAGGCGGAATATCTCCGGGTCTGTTCGCCCTCCGCCGAGGTGCAGGGGCATTCGCCGTCGCAGAAGAAGACGGTGCCTGGAAAGCGCGACGTCGGCATCATGCAGATCGAACCGATCGGCAATTATGCCGTGAAGCTGCATTTCGACGATCTGCACAACACCGGGCTCTACTCCTGGGACTACTTCATCAAGCTGGCCCGCGAGCGCGACGAGATGTGGGGCGGCTATCTCCGCGATCTGGAGGAAAAGGGCCTGTCGCGCGATCCCAGGGGCTGA
- a CDS encoding L,D-transpeptidase, with amino-acid sequence MRVFAFLALTTAAAIVATPAMSARYFDPATKQWIEYRAHGMPSGKSPIRRQMVSYDGPYSPGTIIVDTSERRLYHVQENGKAMKYGVGVGREGFQWAGTHRVTRKAEWPGWTPPPQMRARARAKGQTLPAYMEGGPNNPLGARALYIGSTLYRIHGSNEPWTIGTAVSSGCIRMANDDVKHLYENVKVGTRVVVRR; translated from the coding sequence ATGCGCGTTTTCGCTTTTCTCGCACTGACCACGGCCGCCGCGATCGTCGCGACGCCGGCCATGTCGGCCCGATACTTCGACCCGGCCACCAAACAATGGATCGAGTACCGCGCGCACGGCATGCCGAGCGGCAAGTCGCCGATCCGCCGCCAGATGGTCAGCTATGACGGCCCCTACAGCCCGGGTACCATCATCGTCGACACCAGCGAGCGTCGCCTCTACCACGTCCAGGAGAACGGCAAGGCGATGAAATACGGCGTCGGCGTGGGCCGCGAGGGCTTTCAGTGGGCCGGCACGCACCGGGTGACCCGCAAGGCCGAGTGGCCGGGCTGGACGCCGCCGCCGCAGATGCGCGCCCGCGCCCGCGCCAAGGGGCAGACCCTGCCGGCCTACATGGAAGGCGGTCCGAACAACCCGCTCGGCGCCCGTGCGCTCTACATCGGCTCGACGCTCTATCGCATTCACGGCTCCAACGAGCCCTGGACCATCGGCACCGCCGTCTCCTCGGGCTGCATCCGCATGGCCAACGACGACGTCAAGCACCTCTATGAGAACGTCAAGGTCGGCACCCGGGTGGTGGTTCGCCGCTGA